From the Alteromonas sp. CI.11.F.A3 genome, the window TATGGTGAAGAGGGAGTGTGGCCATTTTATCCAATATGGCTTTTTCAATTTGTGGCTTATGGAAATCAAGCACGGCCTGTTTCGAGCCACTTAAATAGAGCTTTAAATATTCTACTGCTTGGTCGGACGTGCCGACGGTTACCAGTGAAAATATGCTTTTAAGCGAGCGCCCAAACAAGGCATCCAAATTACCGGGTACAAAGCGGGAAAGCAAAAATTGGGTGTCCTTTAACAAGGCGTAGTCATCGTTCACCATAGTAATATTGTCTACCTGCTTATCGATAAAATAAAGGGTAGATTCATTTACGTTGTAATCCGGTGAGGCACTTAGTGTAATAATTAAGTGAGCCCGATAAATGGTCGTGTCGGCAACGTTAATGGTGATTGACGCTAATAATTGAATGCATAAGCGGTTGTCGGGGGCATTCAAGGTTAGTTTGCCACTGGTTACCACTACATTGGCTTGGCCTGCCGGTATGGCTAAGGGGAACGATTGAGGCAGATTTTCAGACAACAAAGTATTGAGTTCATCAGCTGAAAACTGATCGTAGCGAAGCCTTCCTAGCTTGATTAAAAGTTGGGAAATAAGAAGCATACCTCTATCGCGTAAACCTAGTTTCATTTTTTCATGCTATACGTTTAGTAGCTGGAACATGCTGCAATCGACTTAACTCGTTATACATAAAACAGTTTTTAAAATATATAACATATCACTTTTAGATGGGCTGATTATTTTGATAGTCTGGTCTTACCACAATGCTGCATATCATTTTATTTTTGATAATAAGTGACTAATACTAAGCATCTAATAATAAGAGTCGGCACAGCTCAGTCATGCGTCTACAATTCGTAATTGCATAGTAATACAGGCATTAACTGAGTATTTCACCGCGTAAAAGTGTTTTGGAGCAATGCATGAATGAGATTCAGGGTAAGTATGACTATATCATCGTAGGCGGGGGGTCTGCAGGTGCGGTATTAGCGGCGCGATTATCTGAAAACCCAGCCCTGAAAATACTGATGCTTGAAGCCGGTACTAAAGACACCAATCCGCTTATTCATATTCCTTTTGGTTTATCGCTATTAAGCCGTTTTGAAGGCATAGGGTGGGGGTATCATACCGCACCACAAAAAGAACTGTACGATCGTGAGCTATTTTGGCCTAGAGGAAAAACACTAGGCGGCAGCAGTTCGGTTAATGCTATGTGTTATATTCGTGGCCAAAAAGAAGACTACGATTATTGGGTAGAGCAGGGCGCAGTTGGCTGGGGTTTTGAGGACGTGCTGCCCTACTTCAAACGCTCTGAAAACTTCTTCAGAGGTGAAGATGAATTCCATGGAGAAGGTGGGCCGCTGCATGTTTCTCAACTTAAGCACACCAGCGTGCTTTCTGAGGCTTTCGTTGAAGCCGCAAGCCACGCAAATTTTAATGTTGTAGATGATTTTAACCGCGATATACGTGAAGGCATTGGCTATTATCATGTTACACAAGTTAACGGACAGCGTTGCTCAACCGCAAAAGGCTATTTAAGCCAAGCACTTCACCGTAATAATCTTACCGTGCTAACCGGTGTGGCTGCGGAGAAAGTATTATTTGACGACACCAGAGCCATTGGCGTGCAAGTGCGTGAAAAAGGCAAAATTGCGCGGTATTTTATTAATAGGGACGCGGCTAATAGTGAAGTAATACTCTGCGGTGGGGCTATTAATTCTCCGCAACTACTTATGCTTTCAGGTATAGGGCCAAGAAGCGAGTTGGAAGATAAAGGCATTTATGTCATGAATGACCTTCCAGGGGTGGGGCAAAACTTACAAGACCACCTAGACGCCATTGTTCAATTTACCTGTAAAGCACGAGAAGGTTATGCGATTGCTGCTGGTGCATTACCTTCGTACATAAAGGCCTCATACGATTACCTTTTTCACCGTAAGGGAATTTATTCTTCTAATGTGGCTGAAGCGGGCGGTTTTGTAAGTTCAAGCCTTGCTACCCGAGGGCCAGACATTCAATTTCATTTCTTGCCCGCGATATTAGATGATCACGGGCGAAAGTTTGCCTTTGGTTACGGATACGGCGTGCATGTATGTTGTTTGTATCCTAAAAGCAGGGGCAGTATTACACTGCAAAGCAGCCATCCTGCCGATCACCCCCTTATCGACCCTGGTTACCTTACGGAACCTGAAGATAGGCAAGTGATGATTGAAGGCATACGAATGGCAAGAAAGCTTTTATCCGCTCCTGTATTTGATAAATTTGAAGGCAGTGAACTGCATCCAGGCACTGATGCTGAGTCTGATGAAGCGCTTCTTGAGTTCCTAAGGGAGCGAGCTGAAACCATTTATCACCCTATTGGCACCTGTAAAATGGGTAGCGATGATGATCCTATGGCAGTGGTCGATAACCAGCTTAGAGTCAGGGGCGTTAAGGGCCTACGTGTGGTAGATGCTTCTGTCATGCCAAGCCTTATTGGCGGAAATACCAATGCGCCCACAATCATGATTGCAGAGCGAGCGGTAGATTTTATCAAAGCCGAGCATGAAGGGCTTGCTGCACCCATTTAACCGATAGGCTAGTTTTTCGGCACTTGCATAAACAAATCGGCGGCGCAGTCACACATTTCATCGATGTGGCTGCGATCCGCATAAATTCCATCAATCAATAGCCGTGCAATGCCATGCAAGGTGCCCCACGTCACTTGCGCCATGCGAAGCGCATCTTGCCCGGCTGGAAGTAGGCCTGTTTGCTGCCAGTATTTCGTCATATCTACTTGAAACTGGAAGCAGGGGTAAGCCACTTCTTTTAGCCCCTGTGTAGCGCCATTGTCGTGCCAGATAGTACGGCCGAACATAAGCTCATACATTTGCGGGTTATCCGCCGCGTACCCTATATATTCATGAATAAACTGGCGAAAGCGCGACTGTGGTGCCACATCATGTTGATCGAAAATTCGCTTAGCGTTGGTATGCCACTGGCTAAAACCTTTTGCTGCAATAGCGCTTAACAAGGCGCTTTTG encodes:
- a CDS encoding DUF1439 domain-containing protein is translated as MKLGLRDRGMLLISQLLIKLGRLRYDQFSADELNTLLSENLPQSFPLAIPAGQANVVVTSGKLTLNAPDNRLCIQLLASITINVADTTIYRAHLIITLSASPDYNVNESTLYFIDKQVDNITMVNDDYALLKDTQFLLSRFVPGNLDALFGRSLKSIFSLVTVGTSDQAVEYLKLYLSGSKQAVLDFHKPQIEKAILDKMATLPLHHIMREDQWREVLFARYGKSVRVEQDSLRFYF
- a CDS encoding choline dehydrogenase; the protein is MNEIQGKYDYIIVGGGSAGAVLAARLSENPALKILMLEAGTKDTNPLIHIPFGLSLLSRFEGIGWGYHTAPQKELYDRELFWPRGKTLGGSSSVNAMCYIRGQKEDYDYWVEQGAVGWGFEDVLPYFKRSENFFRGEDEFHGEGGPLHVSQLKHTSVLSEAFVEAASHANFNVVDDFNRDIREGIGYYHVTQVNGQRCSTAKGYLSQALHRNNLTVLTGVAAEKVLFDDTRAIGVQVREKGKIARYFINRDAANSEVILCGGAINSPQLLMLSGIGPRSELEDKGIYVMNDLPGVGQNLQDHLDAIVQFTCKAREGYAIAAGALPSYIKASYDYLFHRKGIYSSNVAEAGGFVSSSLATRGPDIQFHFLPAILDDHGRKFAFGYGYGVHVCCLYPKSRGSITLQSSHPADHPLIDPGYLTEPEDRQVMIEGIRMARKLLSAPVFDKFEGSELHPGTDAESDEALLEFLRERAETIYHPIGTCKMGSDDDPMAVVDNQLRVRGVKGLRVVDASVMPSLIGGNTNAPTIMIAERAVDFIKAEHEGLAAPI
- a CDS encoding TetR/AcrR family transcriptional regulator, which codes for MTNAAQTYHHGDLRTALLEAATKRVAEFGIDSLSLRKLAEDAGVSRTAPYHHFKDKSALLSAIAAKGFSQWHTNAKRIFDQHDVAPQSRFRQFIHEYIGYAADNPQMYELMFGRTIWHDNGATQGLKEVAYPCFQFQVDMTKYWQQTGLLPAGQDALRMAQVTWGTLHGIARLLIDGIYADRSHIDEMCDCAADLFMQVPKN